One window from the genome of Malus domestica chromosome 01, GDT2T_hap1 encodes:
- the LOC103406504 gene encoding agamous-like MADS-box protein MADS3 isoform X1 has protein sequence MGRGRVVMERIKNNINRQVTFTKRRNGLRKKAHELSVLCDAQVAVIIYSSRGKLYEFCSTDMNKILEQYRQSCYSSQDNVAENETQNICQEVSRLKVKHESLQRSQRHLLGEDLQQLRLKELLVLEKRLDRTLSKARQEKTRMMFNQLEELRTKENDFAGVNKQLKRELQEVGPSNANHVACEEPTLQLHI, from the exons atggggaGAGGGAGAGTGGTTATGGAGAGAATAAAGAACAATATCAACCGTCAGGTGACCTTCACAAAACGCAGGAACGGTCTGCGCAAGAAAGCTCATGAGCTCTCTGTGCTTTGTGATGCCCAAGTTGCAGTTATCATCTACTCCAGCCGTGGGAAGCTCTATGAGTTCTGCAGCACCGA CATGAACAAAATCCTTGAGCAGTACCGTCAAAGTTGCTATTCCTCACAGGACAATGTTGCTGAGAACGAAACACAG AACATATGCCAAGAGGTCTCAAGATTAAAGGTCAAACACGAGTCTCTTCAACGTTCACAGag GCATTTGCTTGGAGAAGATCTGCAACAGCTTCGCCTTAAAGAACTGCTTGTTCTTGAGAAACGACTTGACAGAACTCTCTCAAAAGCTAGACAAGAAAAG ACGCGGATGATGTTTAATCAACTAGAAGAACTGCGCACAAAG GAGAACGATTTTGCAGGGGTTAATAAACAGCTTAAACGTGAG CTTCAAGAAGTAGGACCTTCAAATGCCAATCACGTTGCATGTGAAGAACCTACCTTACAATTACACATATG A
- the LOC103406504 gene encoding agamous-like MADS-box protein MADS3 isoform X2 → MGRGRVVMERIKNNINRQVTFTKRRNGLRKKAHELSVLCDAQVAVIIYSSRGKLYEFCSTDMNKILEQYRQSCYSSQDNVAENETQNICQEVSRLKVKHESLQRSQRHLLGEDLQQLRLKELLVLEKRLDRTLSKARQEKTRMMFNQLEELRTKLQEVGPSNANHVACEEPTLQLHI, encoded by the exons atggggaGAGGGAGAGTGGTTATGGAGAGAATAAAGAACAATATCAACCGTCAGGTGACCTTCACAAAACGCAGGAACGGTCTGCGCAAGAAAGCTCATGAGCTCTCTGTGCTTTGTGATGCCCAAGTTGCAGTTATCATCTACTCCAGCCGTGGGAAGCTCTATGAGTTCTGCAGCACCGA CATGAACAAAATCCTTGAGCAGTACCGTCAAAGTTGCTATTCCTCACAGGACAATGTTGCTGAGAACGAAACACAG AACATATGCCAAGAGGTCTCAAGATTAAAGGTCAAACACGAGTCTCTTCAACGTTCACAGag GCATTTGCTTGGAGAAGATCTGCAACAGCTTCGCCTTAAAGAACTGCTTGTTCTTGAGAAACGACTTGACAGAACTCTCTCAAAAGCTAGACAAGAAAAG ACGCGGATGATGTTTAATCAACTAGAAGAACTGCGCACAAAG CTTCAAGAAGTAGGACCTTCAAATGCCAATCACGTTGCATGTGAAGAACCTACCTTACAATTACACATATG A